The Parus major isolate Abel chromosome Z, Parus_major1.1, whole genome shotgun sequence genome has a window encoding:
- the RPP25L gene encoding ribonuclease P protein subunit p25-like protein: MENYKKTKIVEKPCPLPFTDLPADIIEMKVKDGSKIRNLMGYAMSKMEQDSVRQILFTGSGKAVSKTITCVEIMKRRLKELHQITKVLFRQIEEIWEPIVPEAGLDALTVKRNIPAICVLLSKDVLDPQEPGYQAPGSFDAFWTETLKAESQGQMKRKQGGGRGAVSTGKHPRSTGGMPGGP, encoded by the coding sequence atgGAGAACTataagaagacaaaaattgTGGAGAAACCTTGTCCTCTTCCTTTCACTGACCTGCCTGCTGATATTATTGAAATGAAGGTGAAGGATGGGAGCAAAATTAGGAATCTGATGGGCTATGCTATGAGCAAGATGGAGCAGGACTCAGTGAGGCAGATTCTTTTCACTGGCTCGGGCAAGGCTGTCAGCAAGACCATCACCTGTGTGGAAATCATGAAACGAAGGCTCAAGGAGCTGCACCAGATCACCAAAGTGCTCTTCAGACAGATTGAAGAAATCTGGGAGCCCATTGTGCCTGAGGCAGGCCTCGATGCCTTGACAGTGAAGAGAAACATTCCTGCCATATGTGTCCTACTGAGCAAAGATGTCCTGGATCCTCAGGAGCCAGGGTACCAGGCTCCAGGATCTTTTGATGCCTTCTGGACTGAGACACTGAAAGCGGAATCACAGGGCCAGATGAAGAGGAAGCAGGGTGGAGGCCGGGGAGCTGTCAGCACAGGGAAGCACCCTCGCTCCACCGGGGGAATGCCGGGGGGGCCttga
- the ENHO gene encoding adropin, producing MAAALSTGAIVAISFNCVIALLILILFLILCKACRTPSCPKKTPASDVDESRNEEKYLLQP from the coding sequence ATGGCGGCTGCTCTCTCCACCGGAGCGATAGTGGCAATTTCTTTTAACTGTGTCATCGCATTactcatcctcatcctcttcctcatcctctgcaAAGCCTGCAGGACCCCCTCATGTCCCAAGAAGACCCCAGCTTCTGATGTGGATGAGTCAAGGAATGAAGAGAAGTACTTGCTGCAGCCCTGA